CTGAGgttcccccttcccacccatTTGCCCACCCTCCTGTCCCCCAGGTGCGGCCGGGCACCCACCGGGCCATCCAGACGAGCGCGGCCCACCGGGACATCGACACCGCCGCAAAGTTCATTGGTGCCGGTGCTGCCACCGTGGGGGTGGCTGGCTCCGGCGCCGGCATCGGCACCGTTTTTGGCAGCCTCATCATCGGCTACGCCAGGTCAGGGTGGGACACTGAGGGGATGGAaatgggggggttgggggccAACCCCAGCCCATGCTGACCGACCTCTCCTGTCCCCACAGGAACCCCTCGCtcaaacagcagcttttctcctATGCCATCTTGGGCTTCGCCCTCTCCGAGGCCATGGGGCTCTTCTGCCTCATGGTAGCCTTCCTCATCCTCTTCGCCATGTGACGGAGCCAGTGGCAGTGATGGTGacggagccagcaccccgctGTTCCCGTTCCCCAACCCCATCATGGGTGGGAGAGGAATAAATACGGTTTGATAACGGGGTCTTGGCTCCTCGTGTCTCCTTGGTGGCCCCGTCTTGTGTCACTTGCCTACGGCTGCCACTGGGGCATggcacttccccccccccag
The Phalacrocorax carbo chromosome 27, bPhaCar2.1, whole genome shotgun sequence genome window above contains:
- the ATP5MC2 gene encoding LOW QUALITY PROTEIN: ATP synthase F(0) complex subunit C2, mitochondrial (The sequence of the model RefSeq protein was modified relative to this genomic sequence to represent the inferred CDS: deleted 1 base in 1 codon), translated to MTPTSLSVVLPGAPAHSVPPRPARCRFASRVPPVCPSSLTMYACAKFVSAPALVRRSSRVLCQPLSASVLSSPEARTEQVRPGTHRAIQTSAAHRDIDTAAKFIGAGAATVGVAGSGAGIGTVFGSLIIGYARNPSLKQQLFSYAILGFALSEAMGLFCLMVAFLILFAM